One Micromonospora sp. WMMD1120 genomic region harbors:
- a CDS encoding acyltransferase family protein codes for MSVPTAGPVRSAGPVLAGRFRGDIEGLRGLALVLVLVGHAGIPALPAGFVAVDVFFVISGFLITGLLVDEIRRTGRIRVVDFYARRAKRLLPAATVVLVASLLLTYLFLPPIRWAGTALDALASAGYAMNWRLVEQSTDYLRSEQAPSILQHYWSLAVEEQFYLVWPLLLLVVALGVARRTSPGIRRTTSPGRPGRHRGRFLDDRLSAPLLAALAMVGIPSLAWSIHLSQTEPARAYLVTTTRGWELALGGALAILGGRLSRLPRPAAIALGWAGMAAVALSAMLIRPETAAYPGYLALAPTLGAVAIIAAGPGAGRYGPALLLNRRPTRAVGAASYSWYLWHWPLLVVAEARWGPLDTTAGLAMIVCSAVPAVLTYRLVENPFRYARLSRARVLRLGLVATSLTACAGIGLHLAVRPPAPPVEAAPAGAVPVDSPARITPDPLHARDDVADVYRDDCVTQASDASLRSCVYGDRDSSVEVALAGDSHAAHWVPALQVIAAERGWRLVTYIKTACSFLSTPISVAGRPDHSCTEWNRRLRTALTGERRPRLLIVSSVTQIPLVDGSTPAPGTATTDAQTAALSRTWAEVSGAGLPLVVIRDTPAFQVDMAECASANRERLSACAQPRERALTWGIPQERAAAALPAVRLADLNADICPTERCPAVLDGVLVYRDAHHLTATYARALAPRLHEVLRQLAAEHLP; via the coding sequence ATGAGCGTGCCGACGGCCGGACCAGTCAGGAGCGCCGGCCCGGTTCTCGCCGGCCGGTTCCGTGGCGACATCGAAGGGCTGCGGGGCCTCGCCCTGGTGCTGGTGCTGGTCGGGCACGCCGGCATCCCCGCGCTTCCCGCCGGCTTCGTCGCCGTCGACGTCTTCTTCGTCATCTCCGGTTTCCTGATCACCGGCCTCCTCGTCGACGAGATCCGCCGGACCGGCCGGATCCGCGTCGTCGACTTCTACGCCCGACGCGCCAAACGGCTCCTGCCGGCCGCCACCGTCGTCCTAGTGGCGAGCCTCCTGCTCACCTACCTGTTCCTGCCCCCGATCCGCTGGGCCGGGACCGCCCTGGACGCGCTGGCCAGCGCCGGCTACGCGATGAACTGGCGGCTGGTCGAGCAGTCCACCGACTACCTGCGTTCCGAGCAGGCGCCCAGCATCCTCCAGCACTACTGGTCGCTGGCCGTGGAGGAGCAGTTCTACCTGGTGTGGCCGCTGCTCCTGCTCGTCGTCGCCCTCGGTGTCGCCCGGCGTACGTCCCCGGGCATCCGGCGCACGACCTCGCCCGGGCGGCCGGGCCGGCACCGCGGACGGTTCCTCGACGACAGGCTGTCCGCGCCCCTGCTCGCCGCCCTCGCGATGGTCGGCATCCCGTCGCTGGCCTGGTCGATCCACCTGAGTCAGACCGAACCCGCGCGGGCGTACCTCGTCACCACCACCCGCGGGTGGGAACTGGCGTTGGGCGGCGCGCTGGCGATCCTGGGTGGACGCCTGTCCCGGCTGCCGCGTCCGGCCGCGATCGCGCTCGGCTGGGCCGGTATGGCCGCTGTCGCCCTCAGCGCGATGCTGATCCGGCCGGAGACTGCGGCCTACCCCGGCTACCTGGCGCTGGCGCCCACCCTCGGCGCCGTCGCGATCATCGCGGCCGGGCCCGGCGCCGGACGGTACGGACCGGCCCTGCTGCTCAACAGGCGGCCGACACGGGCGGTCGGGGCCGCGTCGTACTCGTGGTACCTGTGGCACTGGCCGCTGCTGGTGGTGGCGGAAGCGCGCTGGGGCCCGCTGGACACGACCGCCGGACTCGCCATGATTGTCTGTTCGGCGGTCCCGGCGGTGCTGACCTACCGCCTGGTGGAGAACCCCTTCCGGTACGCGCGGCTGTCCCGGGCCCGTGTCCTGCGCCTGGGGTTGGTCGCCACCAGCCTCACCGCCTGCGCCGGAATCGGACTGCACCTGGCGGTCCGGCCGCCGGCCCCACCCGTCGAGGCCGCCCCGGCGGGCGCGGTGCCGGTGGACAGTCCGGCCCGCATCACCCCCGACCCGCTGCACGCCCGCGACGACGTCGCCGACGTCTACCGCGACGACTGCGTCACCCAGGCCTCGGACGCGAGCCTGCGCAGCTGCGTCTACGGCGACCGGGACTCGTCGGTCGAGGTGGCGCTGGCCGGCGACTCCCACGCGGCGCACTGGGTACCGGCCCTCCAGGTCATCGCGGCCGAGCGGGGCTGGCGGCTGGTCACCTACATCAAGACGGCCTGCTCCTTCCTGAGCACGCCGATCAGCGTCGCCGGGCGGCCGGACCACAGCTGTACGGAGTGGAACCGCCGGTTGCGGACGGCTCTCACCGGCGAGCGGCGTCCCCGGCTGCTCATCGTCTCCAGCGTTACCCAGATCCCGCTCGTCGACGGCAGCACACCGGCGCCCGGGACGGCGACGACGGACGCCCAGACTGCGGCGTTGTCGCGGACCTGGGCCGAGGTGAGCGGGGCCGGCCTGCCGCTTGTCGTCATCCGGGACACCCCGGCGTTCCAGGTGGACATGGCCGAGTGCGCCTCGGCCAACCGGGAGCGGCTCAGTGCCTGCGCGCAGCCCCGGGAACGCGCGCTCACCTGGGGCATCCCCCAGGAACGCGCCGCCGCCGCGCTACCCGCCGTCCGCCTCGCCGATCTCAACGCCGACATCTGCCCCACCGAACGGTGTCCCGCGGTGCTCGACGGGGTGCTCGTCTACCGCGACGCGCACCACCTGACCGCCACGTACGCCCGCGCTCTGGCCCCCCGGCTGCACGAAGTGTTGCGTCAACTGGCGGCAGAACACCTCCCGTGA
- a CDS encoding GNAT family protein: MLRGRAVTLRPATVADVPALAAIRADPEVRRWWRGGDDLSDSVHADLADVDLHVYAIEHDGRVIGAIQWYAESDPDYRHASLDVFLDPAERGVGLGVDAIRTLARHLIDEYGHHRFTIDPAAANSAAIRAYAKAGFRPVGVLRRYERGADGRWHDGLLMDLLADDLVE, from the coding sequence GTGCTGCGGGGGCGGGCGGTGACCCTGCGGCCGGCGACGGTCGCGGACGTGCCGGCCCTCGCGGCCATCCGGGCCGACCCGGAGGTACGCCGGTGGTGGCGCGGCGGCGACGACCTGTCCGACTCCGTCCACGCCGACCTGGCCGACGTCGACCTGCACGTCTACGCGATCGAGCACGACGGCCGGGTGATCGGCGCGATCCAGTGGTACGCCGAGTCGGACCCGGACTACCGGCACGCGAGCCTGGACGTCTTCCTCGATCCGGCGGAGCGCGGGGTCGGTCTGGGTGTGGACGCGATCCGCACCCTGGCCCGGCACCTGATCGACGAGTACGGTCACCACCGCTTCACCATCGACCCGGCCGCCGCGAACAGCGCCGCCATCAGGGCGTACGCGAAGGCGGGTTTCCGGCCGGTCGGGGTGCTGCGCCGCTACGAGCGCGGCGCGGACGGGCGTTGGCACGACGGCCTGCTGATGGACCTGCTCGCCGACGACCTGGTGGAGTGA
- the bioB gene encoding biotin synthase BioB, with the protein MPEILDQARTQVLGDGVGLDQAGILAVLNLPDEHLPAALQLAHEVRMRWCGPEVEVEGIVSLKTGGCPEDCHFCSQSGLFTSPVRSVWLDIPSLVEAAKQTAKTGATEFCIVAAVRGPDARLMKQMREGVAAIKAEVDIQVAASLGMLTQEQVDDLVDMGVHRYNHNLETCRSYFPNVVTTHSWEERWETLRMVRDSGMEVCCGGILGLGETVEQRAEFAAQLAELAPHEVPLNFLNPRPGTPLGDRPVVEGKDALRAIAAFRLAMPRTILRYAGGREITLGDLGTRDGLLGGINAVIVGNYLTTLGRPATADLDLLEELKMPVKALSATL; encoded by the coding sequence ATGCCAGAGATCCTCGACCAGGCCCGGACCCAGGTCCTGGGTGACGGTGTCGGCCTCGACCAGGCCGGCATTCTCGCCGTGTTGAATCTGCCCGACGAGCACCTGCCCGCCGCCCTGCAACTCGCCCACGAGGTGCGGATGCGCTGGTGCGGCCCGGAGGTCGAGGTCGAGGGGATCGTCTCGCTCAAGACCGGCGGCTGCCCGGAGGACTGCCACTTCTGCTCCCAGTCGGGCCTGTTCACCTCCCCGGTGCGTTCGGTCTGGCTGGACATCCCGTCGCTGGTCGAGGCGGCGAAGCAGACCGCCAAGACCGGCGCCACCGAGTTCTGCATCGTCGCGGCGGTACGCGGCCCGGACGCCCGGCTCATGAAGCAGATGCGCGAGGGCGTCGCCGCCATCAAGGCCGAGGTCGACATCCAGGTCGCCGCCTCACTGGGCATGCTCACCCAGGAGCAGGTCGACGACCTCGTCGACATGGGCGTGCACCGCTACAACCACAACCTGGAGACCTGCCGGTCGTACTTCCCGAACGTGGTCACCACGCACTCCTGGGAGGAGCGCTGGGAGACGCTGCGGATGGTCCGCGACTCCGGCATGGAGGTGTGCTGCGGCGGCATCCTCGGTCTCGGCGAGACCGTCGAGCAGCGGGCCGAGTTCGCCGCGCAGCTCGCCGAGCTGGCCCCGCACGAGGTGCCGCTCAACTTCCTCAATCCGCGTCCCGGCACCCCGCTCGGTGACCGTCCGGTGGTCGAGGGCAAGGACGCGCTGCGCGCCATCGCCGCGTTCCGGCTGGCCATGCCGCGCACCATCCTGCGGTACGCCGGCGGACGCGAGATCACCCTCGGTGACCTGGGCACCCGCGACGGGCTGCTCGGCGGCATCAACGCGGTGATCGTCGGCAACTACCTGACCACACTGGGTCGACCGGCGACCGCCGACCTCGACCTGCTGGAGGAATTGAAGATGCCGGTCAAGGCGCTGTCTGCCACGCTGTGA
- a CDS encoding 8-amino-7-oxononanoate synthase — protein MADWLAALDRRAQLRAKAGLTRRLHPRPADDQMIDLAGNDYLGLAAHPEVTAAATAALSAYGLGATGSRLVRGSTDAHHALEDELARWLGTDRALVFSSGYLANLGALRALVQPRTLLVSDAHNHASLIDGCRISGAETVVTRHADVDAVAAALAAAPGRPAVVVTESVFSVDGDLAPLARLHAVARRHGALLLVDDAHALGVVGPSGAGAVAAAGLAGEPDVVITATLSKALGGAGGVVAGPAEFVRHLVETGRTFIFDTALPPAVAAGVHAALRLARAGDDTRAELSDRAAVAVARLRAAGLTVSAPDAAVVSVTAPGPEAASAWAADCRDRGVAVGCFRPPSTPDTRSRLRLTISAGVHRAEFERALDVVVECAP, from the coding sequence GTGGCGGACTGGCTGGCGGCGCTCGACCGCCGCGCGCAGCTGCGGGCGAAGGCCGGGCTCACCCGGCGACTGCACCCGCGCCCCGCCGATGACCAGATGATCGATCTGGCCGGCAACGACTACCTCGGCCTGGCCGCCCACCCGGAGGTCACCGCCGCGGCCACCGCGGCCCTCTCGGCGTACGGGCTGGGGGCGACCGGGTCGCGTCTGGTGCGCGGCTCCACCGACGCGCACCACGCGCTGGAGGACGAGCTGGCCCGCTGGCTGGGCACCGATCGCGCGCTCGTCTTCTCCAGCGGATACCTGGCCAACCTCGGCGCGCTGCGGGCCCTCGTCCAGCCCCGGACACTGCTCGTCAGCGACGCGCACAACCACGCGTCCCTGATCGACGGCTGTCGCATCTCCGGCGCGGAGACGGTGGTCACCCGGCACGCCGACGTGGACGCTGTCGCCGCCGCGCTCGCTGCCGCTCCGGGCCGACCGGCGGTGGTGGTGACCGAGTCGGTCTTCTCGGTCGACGGTGACCTCGCTCCGCTGGCCCGGCTGCACGCGGTGGCCCGCCGCCACGGCGCGTTGCTGCTCGTCGACGACGCGCACGCGCTGGGAGTGGTCGGCCCGTCCGGCGCGGGCGCGGTGGCCGCCGCCGGTCTGGCCGGCGAGCCCGACGTGGTGATCACCGCCACCCTGTCGAAGGCGCTCGGTGGCGCGGGTGGCGTCGTCGCCGGCCCGGCCGAGTTCGTCAGGCACCTGGTCGAGACCGGGCGCACGTTCATCTTCGATACGGCGCTGCCACCGGCGGTAGCGGCCGGCGTGCACGCGGCGCTGCGGCTGGCGCGAGCCGGCGACGACACGCGCGCGGAGCTGTCCGACCGGGCGGCGGTGGCGGTCGCCCGGCTGCGGGCGGCCGGGCTGACCGTGTCCGCCCCGGACGCGGCGGTGGTGTCGGTGACCGCCCCCGGGCCGGAGGCGGCGAGCGCCTGGGCCGCGGACTGCCGGGACCGGGGCGTCGCGGTGGGCTGCTTCCGGCCCCCGTCCACCCCGGACACCCGCTCCCGCCTGCGGCTCACGATCAGCGCAGGAGTGCACCGCGCCGAGTTCGAGCGGGCCCTGGACGTCGTCGTGGAGTGTGCACCGTGA
- the bioD gene encoding dethiobiotin synthase produces the protein MLVTGTDTEVGKTVATAAIAAAAQAAGLRVAVIKPGQTGTAGGEPGDVDAVNRLAAPLTGRTLASFPDPLAPLAAARVADLPPLELYAAVDAVREETDKHDLVLVEGAGGLLVPMGLRPSGEPWTMADLAVSLGAPAVVVARAGLGTLNHTALTLEALDRRAVPAGVVIGAWPARPELVHWTNLTDLVPNLLGALPDGAGAMDPGVFRRSAPGWLTPALHGVLDDWRVWAEESG, from the coding sequence GTGTTGGTCACCGGCACGGACACCGAGGTCGGTAAGACGGTGGCGACCGCGGCGATCGCGGCCGCGGCGCAGGCCGCCGGGTTGCGGGTGGCGGTCATCAAACCGGGCCAGACCGGTACGGCCGGCGGGGAGCCCGGCGACGTGGACGCCGTCAACCGGCTGGCCGCCCCGCTGACCGGTCGGACGCTGGCCAGCTTCCCGGACCCGCTCGCCCCGCTGGCCGCCGCCCGGGTCGCCGACCTGCCACCGCTGGAGTTGTACGCGGCGGTGGACGCGGTGCGCGAGGAAACCGACAAGCACGACCTGGTGCTGGTCGAGGGCGCGGGTGGGCTGCTCGTGCCGATGGGGCTGCGCCCGTCCGGGGAGCCGTGGACGATGGCCGACCTGGCGGTGTCGCTCGGCGCGCCCGCCGTGGTGGTGGCCCGCGCCGGGCTGGGCACGCTCAACCACACCGCGCTGACCCTGGAGGCGCTGGACCGGCGGGCGGTGCCGGCCGGCGTGGTGATCGGCGCCTGGCCGGCCCGGCCGGAGCTGGTGCACTGGACGAACCTCACCGACCTGGTGCCGAACCTGCTCGGCGCGTTGCCCGACGGCGCCGGCGCCATGGACCCGGGCGTGTTCCGGCGCTCCGCGCCCGGGTGGCTCACCCCGGCTCTGCACGGGGTGCTCGACGACTGGCGGGTCTGGGCCGAGGAGAGCGGCTGA
- a CDS encoding histidine kinase, which produces MRILDSAPPGLSDRRRRLLLDVLLWVVVAAPVGYAGVSPPYPGYAVPLLAGKLLVLAVAVLASRRHPLVAVVLVLLGPLVDGNFVFAIPVFSYLAGRRGTGVGPAVTVFLLVAAGGTALNLVLLGTGAATWFLLASVLLFAAVFPWLVGRYRRQQRELADAGRRHVEALVREERGAAERIRLRERARIAGEMHDSLGHDLSLIALRAAALEVAADLDDRHRVAAGELRASVSAATERLHEIIGVLREDCGGSLRPSGETVADLVDGAREAGLAVRLDAAPAVAELPAMTGHAAHRVVREALTNAARYAPGAAVDVRLTRDGDRVAVSVVNDAAPAGPLPGPRSRGSGLLALAERVRLAGGTLDAGHRPDGGFAVRAVLPATAPPPDAIEPGAPAEEPLGRPERGLEAERRLHDARRRVRRSLLVALLAPAGFALVLSLVYYPVATAGTVLDRATFERMPVGTARADLAGLPRRQVERPMSDDRSDCEYYTDGNFPLAQPTWRLCFTDGRLTSKEWIA; this is translated from the coding sequence GTGCGGATCCTCGACTCCGCGCCGCCGGGTCTGTCGGACCGGCGGCGTCGCCTGCTGCTGGACGTGCTGCTCTGGGTGGTGGTCGCCGCCCCGGTCGGCTACGCGGGGGTCAGCCCGCCCTACCCGGGGTACGCGGTTCCGCTGCTGGCCGGCAAGCTGCTGGTGCTCGCCGTGGCGGTGCTGGCGAGTCGGCGGCATCCGCTGGTCGCCGTGGTGCTGGTGCTGCTCGGGCCGCTGGTCGACGGCAACTTCGTGTTCGCCATCCCGGTGTTCAGCTATCTCGCGGGCCGGCGCGGCACCGGCGTCGGCCCGGCGGTGACGGTCTTCCTGCTGGTCGCGGCGGGCGGCACGGCGCTGAACCTGGTGCTGCTCGGCACCGGCGCGGCCACCTGGTTCCTGCTCGCCTCGGTGCTGCTCTTCGCCGCCGTGTTCCCCTGGCTGGTCGGGCGGTACCGGCGTCAGCAGCGGGAGTTGGCCGACGCGGGCCGCCGGCACGTCGAGGCGTTGGTTCGTGAGGAGCGCGGCGCAGCCGAGCGGATCCGGCTGCGGGAGCGGGCGCGGATCGCCGGCGAGATGCACGACTCCCTCGGTCACGACCTGAGCCTGATCGCGCTGCGCGCCGCCGCCCTGGAGGTCGCCGCCGACCTGGACGACCGGCACCGGGTCGCGGCGGGGGAGTTGCGGGCCAGCGTCTCGGCCGCCACCGAGCGGCTGCACGAGATCATCGGGGTGCTCCGGGAGGACTGTGGCGGGTCGCTGCGCCCGAGTGGGGAGACCGTCGCCGACCTGGTCGACGGCGCCCGGGAGGCGGGCCTGGCGGTACGGCTGGACGCCGCCCCGGCGGTCGCCGAGCTGCCGGCGATGACCGGTCACGCGGCGCACCGCGTGGTCCGGGAGGCGTTGACGAACGCGGCCCGGTACGCGCCGGGCGCCGCCGTCGACGTACGCCTGACGCGGGACGGTGACCGGGTCGCGGTGAGCGTGGTCAACGACGCCGCGCCGGCCGGGCCGCTGCCCGGACCACGGTCGCGGGGCAGTGGGCTGCTGGCGCTCGCCGAGCGGGTTCGGCTCGCCGGCGGGACGCTCGACGCCGGTCACCGGCCCGATGGCGGTTTCGCGGTGCGGGCGGTGTTGCCGGCCACCGCGCCGCCGCCGGACGCGATCGAGCCGGGCGCACCTGCCGAGGAGCCGCTCGGTCGCCCGGAGCGGGGGCTGGAGGCCGAGCGGCGGCTGCACGACGCCCGTCGCCGGGTCCGGCGCAGCCTGCTCGTGGCGCTCCTCGCGCCGGCCGGCTTCGCTCTGGTGCTCTCGCTCGTCTACTACCCGGTGGCGACCGCGGGAACGGTGCTGGACCGGGCCACCTTCGAGCGGATGCCCGTCGGTACGGCCCGTGCCGACCTGGCCGGGCTGCCCCGGCGGCAGGTGGAACGCCCGATGTCGGACGACCGGTCGGACTGCGAGTACTACACCGACGGGAACTTCCCCCTCGCGCAGCCGACCTGGCGGCTGTGCTTCACCGATGGTCGGCTGACCAGCAAGGAGTGGATCGCGTAG
- a CDS encoding response regulator transcription factor, which translates to MTGAAPVRVVLADDEAMIRAGVRAILGTDPTIAVVAEAGDGHAAVELVRAHRPRVALLDIRMPRLDGLAAAAEIRRLAPDTATIMLTTFGEDDHVARALGHGASGFLLKAGDPRELLAGVHAVADGGAYLSPRVARRVIELGAGRLARRPAARDRTAGLTEREREVLALVGAGLSNAEIARRLHLVEGTVKSYLTSIFTRLDVRNRVQAAILAYEAGLVDG; encoded by the coding sequence ATGACCGGAGCGGCGCCGGTCCGGGTGGTCCTGGCCGACGACGAGGCGATGATCCGGGCCGGCGTCCGGGCCATCCTCGGCACCGATCCGACAATCGCAGTGGTCGCCGAGGCCGGCGACGGGCACGCGGCGGTGGAGCTGGTCCGTGCCCATCGACCCCGGGTGGCGCTGCTGGACATCCGGATGCCGCGGCTGGACGGGCTCGCCGCCGCCGCCGAGATCCGCCGACTGGCGCCGGACACCGCGACGATCATGCTGACCACGTTCGGCGAGGACGACCACGTGGCCCGGGCGCTCGGGCACGGCGCGAGTGGTTTCCTGCTCAAGGCGGGCGACCCGCGGGAGCTGCTCGCCGGCGTGCACGCGGTCGCCGACGGCGGGGCGTACCTGTCACCGAGGGTGGCCCGTCGGGTCATCGAGCTGGGGGCGGGGCGACTGGCCCGCCGGCCGGCCGCGCGGGACCGGACGGCGGGGCTGACCGAGCGGGAACGCGAGGTGCTGGCGCTGGTCGGGGCGGGGCTGTCGAACGCCGAGATCGCCCGCCGGCTGCACCTGGTGGAGGGCACCGTGAAGAGCTACCTCACCAGCATCTTCACCCGGCTGGACGTGCGTAACCGGGTGCAGGCGGCGATCCTCGCGTACGAGGCGGGGCTGGTCGACGGCTGA
- a CDS encoding ABC transporter permease subunit, with amino-acid sequence MRTLPRPGVVAAEWTKLTSVRSSWWTALAGLLVMAASAGQLAIYVANANTNDDPTDDRGVVTLGSVLVDSVELTQYAVLALGLLAITAEFTSGTIRTTLQCTPSRGRVLLAKAVVAAAVTFALGLLLGGVGALVARPVLGEWGSAPAAGTIGDIVRVAVYLALIGVLALGLGALLRSAVLTVVVLLATLMIVPLSLQEPDIEVLNRIADVFPGVAGRHFMLGDTDPYPSLVGLLLLAGWAAAALVLGRVALRRRDA; translated from the coding sequence ATGAGGACACTTCCGCGTCCCGGCGTCGTGGCCGCCGAGTGGACCAAGCTCACCTCGGTCCGCAGCAGCTGGTGGACGGCGCTGGCCGGGCTGCTGGTGATGGCCGCGAGCGCCGGTCAACTGGCGATCTACGTCGCCAACGCGAACACCAACGACGACCCGACCGACGACCGGGGCGTCGTCACCCTCGGCAGCGTGCTGGTCGACTCGGTCGAGCTGACCCAGTACGCGGTGCTCGCCCTGGGTCTGCTGGCGATCACCGCCGAGTTCACCAGCGGCACCATCCGGACCACGTTGCAGTGCACCCCGTCCCGGGGCCGGGTGCTGCTGGCCAAGGCGGTGGTCGCCGCGGCGGTCACCTTCGCCCTCGGCCTGCTGCTCGGTGGCGTCGGGGCCCTGGTCGCCCGGCCGGTGCTCGGCGAGTGGGGCAGCGCACCGGCCGCCGGCACGATCGGCGACATCGTGCGGGTCGCCGTCTACCTGGCGCTGATCGGTGTGCTCGCGCTGGGCCTCGGCGCGCTGCTGCGCAGCGCGGTGCTCACCGTCGTCGTGCTCCTCGCCACGCTGATGATCGTGCCGCTGTCCCTCCAGGAGCCGGACATCGAGGTGCTGAACCGGATCGCCGACGTGTTCCCCGGTGTGGCCGGGCGGCACTTCATGCTCGGCGACACCGACCCGTACCCGAGCCTGGTCGGGTTGCTCCTGCTCGCCGGCTGGGCCGCCGCCGCGCTGGTGCTGGGCCGGGTCGCGCTGCGCCGTCGCGACGCGTAG
- a CDS encoding ATP-binding cassette domain-containing protein, with translation MITLRGLTKRFGSTVAVDALTVDIAPGRVTGFLGPNGAGKSTTMRMILGLDRPTSGQALVGGRAYRELRRPLHEVGALLDARAIHPSRSGRAHLRAMAQSNDIPLRRVDEVLDTVGLDGRAAGKPGRTLSLGMGQRLGIAGALLGDPPVLMFDEPVNGLDPDGVRWVRQLMRSLAEQGRTVFVSSHLMSEMQLTADQLVVIGRGRLLADAPTDEVVARGAVAVRVRSPHPDGLASLAARLTAAGATVQAAGRDELTVTGTSPDRVGDLAHELGVRLHELSAHGASLEQAFMELTADSVEYAGGGARR, from the coding sequence ATGATCACACTACGTGGGTTGACGAAACGGTTCGGGTCGACCGTCGCCGTCGACGCGTTGACAGTCGACATCGCACCCGGACGGGTCACCGGTTTCCTCGGCCCCAACGGGGCCGGCAAATCCACCACCATGCGCATGATCCTCGGCCTGGACCGTCCGACCTCCGGGCAGGCGCTGGTCGGCGGGCGCGCGTACCGGGAGCTGCGCCGACCGCTGCACGAGGTGGGCGCGCTGCTCGACGCCCGTGCCATCCACCCGTCCCGGTCCGGCCGGGCGCACCTGCGGGCCATGGCGCAGAGCAACGACATCCCGCTGCGCCGGGTCGACGAGGTGCTGGACACCGTCGGGCTGGACGGGCGGGCCGCCGGCAAGCCGGGACGCACCCTCTCGCTCGGCATGGGGCAACGGCTCGGCATCGCCGGCGCGCTGCTCGGCGACCCGCCGGTGCTGATGTTCGACGAGCCGGTGAACGGCCTCGACCCGGACGGGGTGCGCTGGGTGCGGCAGCTGATGCGGTCGCTCGCCGAGCAGGGACGGACGGTCTTCGTCTCCAGCCACCTGATGAGCGAGATGCAGCTCACCGCCGACCAGCTCGTGGTGATCGGCCGGGGACGGCTGCTCGCCGACGCGCCGACGGACGAGGTGGTCGCGCGCGGCGCCGTCGCGGTCCGGGTGCGCAGCCCGCACCCGGACGGGCTGGCCAGCCTCGCCGCGCGTCTCACCGCCGCCGGCGCGACCGTCCAGGCCGCCGGCCGCGACGAGCTGACGGTCACCGGCACCAGCCCGGACCGGGTCGGGGACCTGGCCCACGAGCTGGGGGTACGACTGCACGAGCTGAGCGCGCACGGCGCGTCGCTGGAGCAGGCGTTCATGGAGCTGACCGCCGACAGCGTCGAGTACGCGGGCGGGGGTGCGCGGCGATGA
- a CDS encoding polysaccharide deacetylase family protein, which translates to MSATPARRISAVVTLLTLLALSACTADPALHARRITADQPSPSAGTPTPSTTTQPTPSASPPARPAPGSLEWYVSQVPTFPAAPPPQPVPLPTTGTAAFWHRLPTEQKVAFITIDDGGLARPPAVAEFVWRAHIPVTMFLNSPAAEEHDVYFRAIQVAGGVVENHTINHTSLAGRSYDHQKREICGAADRLETLFGRRSTLFRPPFGEHDSTTLRAAYDCGAKAVLHWTETVHEGKVRYQTPEKVVRPGDILLMHFRPALMDDLLAALKAIHRSGLTPALLTDYIR; encoded by the coding sequence GTGTCTGCGACCCCTGCGCGCCGGATCTCCGCCGTCGTCACACTTCTGACCCTGCTCGCGCTGAGCGCCTGCACAGCCGACCCGGCACTGCACGCCCGACGGATCACAGCGGACCAGCCGAGCCCGTCCGCAGGGACGCCGACGCCGTCGACCACGACACAGCCCACGCCATCGGCGTCGCCCCCGGCGCGGCCCGCGCCGGGGAGCCTGGAGTGGTACGTGTCCCAGGTCCCGACCTTCCCCGCCGCCCCACCGCCGCAACCGGTGCCGTTGCCCACCACCGGCACCGCCGCGTTCTGGCACCGTCTGCCGACGGAGCAGAAGGTCGCCTTCATCACCATCGACGACGGGGGTCTGGCCCGTCCACCGGCGGTGGCCGAGTTCGTCTGGCGGGCGCACATCCCGGTCACCATGTTCCTCAACTCGCCGGCGGCCGAGGAGCACGACGTCTACTTCCGGGCGATCCAGGTGGCCGGCGGGGTCGTCGAGAACCACACCATCAACCACACCTCCCTGGCCGGCCGCTCGTACGACCACCAGAAGCGGGAGATCTGCGGCGCGGCGGACCGGCTGGAGACGTTGTTCGGCAGGCGGTCGACGCTGTTCCGCCCGCCGTTCGGCGAACACGACTCCACCACCCTGCGGGCCGCGTACGACTGCGGCGCGAAGGCCGTCCTGCACTGGACCGAGACCGTGCACGAGGGGAAGGTCCGCTACCAGACCCCCGAGAAGGTGGTGCGGCCCGGCGACATCCTGCTCATGCACTTCCGGCCGGCGCTGATGGACGACCTGCTCGCGGCCCTGAAGGCGATCCATCGGTCGGGGCTCACCCCGGCCCTACTCACCGACTACATCCGGTGA